In Pseudomonas fluorescens NCIMB 11764, a single window of DNA contains:
- the tusA gene encoding sulfurtransferase TusA, giving the protein MSEMLDTPVDGTLDATGLNCPEPVMMLHQHIRDLAPGGLLKVVATDPSTRRDIPKFCVFLDHELVAQHEEAGTYLYWIRKKSD; this is encoded by the coding sequence ATGAGTGAAATGCTTGATACGCCGGTAGACGGCACCCTCGACGCCACCGGCCTCAACTGCCCGGAGCCGGTGATGATGCTGCACCAGCACATCCGTGACCTCGCGCCCGGCGGCCTGCTCAAGGTGGTTGCCACCGATCCGTCGACCCGTCGTGACATTCCCAAGTTCTGTGTGTTCCTTGACCACGAACTGGTCGCGCAACACGAAGAGGCTGGCACCTACCTGTACTGGATCCGCAAGAAGTCTGATTGA